CTCTCAGCATATTGTGTCAAACTCATATTACCCTTAATTATTACACTCTGTCAGAACTCAGCTGGCACAAAAATTGAGAAGAATAAAATTTGCAGTTGGTGCTTGAACAGCCTCAGTGGCTTGATGAGAATAGTAGTAGGGAGACATAATGAGAAGTCAGCATGCTGTGAAAGCCAACCTGTCTGTAAAAATTCAGACAGGAGCTCTGCACTAGAATATTCTCGGGCGCGAAcaacataatgaagaaaacaggCGTCAAAAGGCATTATATACAGACCAGCaaaaagacacaggaacacaaaacagTCGGCGAGCGTACCAAACGTCTTCTCAGGGTTGGTTTAGAATGCGGCTCTCTGCTTAATGCCCAGCACTGGTTTAAGCCAGTTCAGAATGTTTACATTCTGTAAGATATATGAATTGAAGTGATGGCTGATATGACGTGATTTCTTAATCATTTCGTGTAAGAGCAGAAAAAGTCATCCAGATATCGACAAAGGAAGGGAAATCAGATATCAGGCTTTTATGCAAGCATGTTGACTGATCAGGCATTTTTGCTGCAAAATATGCCTCTATTGGATAATCTGGGAATATGTTTAAATGTTAAATCCAATATGCAAGGCAAACACAGCgacaaaaaataaatcagcagGTAAGACGGTGACAGGCATGTTGGAGGATAGTCAGGTGTAGCTGTGGTCAGGTTTTGGAGTGGACAGTGAATCTGCCATTCTTTTCTTTGGAATTCTGAATAAAATGCCTGACCTTCATAGGCCTTGTtcatccatagatagatagatagatagatagatagatagatagatagatagatagatagatagatagatagatagatagatagatactttattaatcccaaggggaaattcacatactgcagcagagcatactgatacaaaaaacaatattaaagattgataacaatgcaggaaaaaaacaagacaataactttgtataatgttaacgtttaccaggGGTGGAACTGAAGTCgcatagattgggggaggaacgatcttctcagtatGATCATGAGGGATAAGATTATTCAGACTAGCGTTATTCTTAAAGGAAATCCAGAGGAACAGAAATAAACAGTCCACATTTGTATCCAGCAGGGCGCACTCGCTCCCTTggattatactttttatttatgcagaACAGCCATTTTACACAGCCACGGATGTCCATGGTCTCCATCCACACAAGGCTGGTCCCATTGTCGCTACAATTAAAGCAAGTGGCTCAGTATGAAGctgaatcctgccgactatgccaattgtatccagcagggggcgcttatacTCAGGGGGATTATACTCTTTATTGATACAGAATAGACTGGCGCCACATACCCATCTCTTTTGTAACTATGGGATAAATAAACAGATGAAAGAAagatggtacaaaaagagataaatgtatttaacttgctttaaaagataacTTCCATTCCCAAAAAATACAATGTATAACTCATTTATGCATACATATCCAGGCACAAGAGAAGCCAAGGAACAGTACAGGTATCACAGCCAGTTCTTCAGGTGGGGAAATGCGGACAACTATATGCCCATTCAGCAGGAATGTTTGGCTGCATGGAGACAGCTTCTAACTTTGTGATGGATCCTCATCATTAGAAACGCTCACATATGCATAGAATTCTTGTCAGATATGCTTTACTGCCATAGGGCTGTCTATATTATTTCCGGATTGTGATAAAACAACACCTTCACCTGCTCTCTTCATTTATGGCGTCTACAGACTCTGTCTGTGTTCTACAGACATCAGCACTTTTAAAATAGCCAGCCTGTGTGTGTCCTTCACATGCCTCTGTCCATCTCTTTGACAATTTATTGTGTGGTGTGAGCTATAAAATAATGGGGTTTGAAATAAACGTTACAGATTACAGTGGCATACTTCAAACAACGTTGTACAATATTAGatcttattttgttgtttgacTATCAGTTTTTATAAAACACTTAATCCTGGAACAGCAGGCAAAAATTGGATTGTAATACAGATCTGTAGGTGGATGTACTTCCAAAACATAGCATTTTTAAAACTTAGCCTGTCTTCAAAGTTTGGAATCTAGCCATAGCAGCTATGACTGGTTGTCTGCATTTTGGACACCACTGATTGTGGTGGAAAGGCCTTAGGATATGTTTCACTGGAGACAAAATGGATTcagattttcattccaaatgACATCTTAATTACAACTCAAGTTACAGGAATTCCTACTGTGGACGTGGTTGGACATTTAAACAGAAGTTCAGACAGGAATTTCACAAGTGACTAACAGTCCTATGTTAATTCCATTGAGAAATTCAGAAAGATGACTTTACATGTTTAGCAAAGTTGTAAACAGCCAACATTGGAGGAGCTACTTTCACAGTTTCACttcaggctacatccacactactataaTGTTTGTTTAAAAACGTAGACATTAGTTTCCAGATTTGTctttttgtccacactaccccagCGTTTTTAACCctcaaaaatgaagacttttgaaaGCGCCATATACTACAGTAAATGCCTGCTAAGCAACgtctcattccctgactggtcacccttcatggaagtaAACTGACACAGCGGACATAGTTGCTTACTTCTATGCATCGAAATTtctttttgtacagtttgaatgctgcattcaCATACAAAAGGGAAATAATTTACTGAGCACCATAAATCCTGTGACTGACCGTCTCTTCATGGAGTTTTCCACTGATATGTGCACACCAGGTGTAGTTAAACATCTACATCATATGGATTTTGGGTCATTTTAGTGTCGATGGAGATACTTGCATATAACACTAGTGTGCACaaagattgttttcatttaaaaatagcatTCATGAACATAGTCTGAATTTACCAACGTTGAAGCAAATTTGATACCATTTTCATTGAAATCTTATCATCATAACTGAATTTAGTATTTAAAAGGAATacaagcaaaagaagaagaactgagatgtaataattcaataaacatttctcagaaaatgaaaacgtGCTGTGAGGAACTGATGGtgccacaaaaaaacagaaatgaaaattctACTTAAATGGCACTTTCATTAACAGCAAAGAACATGCAGCCATTGTGTCACTTTGAGATTGGGACGCGACTGACTATTGGGTCACCCAAGCCAGCAGGATGGAGGCTGTCCAAAGTGTTTAGTGGTTTACGTTTCTACAATATTTCCATTCTTCAGGTAAAGCGGTTCGCGGAGGACACGACGGTGGTCgtactcatctcgggcaaggagggtgagctggcatacagggacgaggtggagtggctgtcagagtggtgcacagtcaataacctgctcctcaacaccaaaaaaacgaaggagcttgttattgactttagaaaaaacaaaactgacatccagccacttaTCAATGGTggggcatgtgtggagagggtcccggtgttcaggtttctgggcattgagctggaggatgacctgacctggagtgccaacaccaaggagctgctgaagaaagAGCAGCAGAGGCTGTAtattctgagaatcctcagaaagaaccatctccccaaaaatctgctccttgccttttcttactgttccatcgagagtgtgctcacgtacggactgtgtgtgtggtacggcagctgcacttcctcagaaaagaaagcactccacagggtcgtcaggacagcggagagaacaattcgCTGTACCCTCCCTACTCGAACAAATCTACACTTCCtgatgctgcaaaaaagcaacagacatttcacaggattcatcacatcctggtcattgcctcttccagcttttgccatcggccaagagatacagagcaatgaaaaccaggagaaaccgccttaaaaacagcttttatccaaaagcaatcatagccctgaactcagaataaaactgctccatatctttctaccaatgtgcaatatagaccttaagtcaacaagtgcaatctgtatataacaagtgcaatctgtatattttgtaaagtacttttattactattcggtttgttattattttctctctttttgtctttttaactcttatgcctcacagtgagtcgactgcaccttcaatttcgttgttcctttgtaaaagtgacaatgaccataaagatctatccatctattgtggaacctggcctggacacagacagacatcgttatgtcacccaacacacgtttattttacactatgtacagcaataaagtgcacaacccagtgccgcagcaccagtcaccccacaagtccaggccctttcacaatgccttctctctctggaCCTCCTCCACTACTCTCCTTCAACTtatgtcctcttccacccgactccagccatcgaatggagggaggtggccccttttatatccacccggatgtgctccaggtgttagTCTTCCGTCAGgactcccctgtgtggcagaagtaccggctgtgtacccggaagcactccaggtgtctccgatcctcttccccccagcacttcctggtgtggcggaagtgctgaggtccagggctctcgaggcattggggcgcccctacaggtttgagcttcacagctctgtacccgtggtccccaaagcaaccagggcggtcgcccccttgtggtctggaggaggcgcaagccctcctccggtcctcttgggcgtcccggctgggtacacccccagccgcatgccacactctatctatctatctatctatctatctatctatctatctaaagcatagAGGAAATTAAAAcgttaattatacttactgtataggtcagtcttgtgttttttgtgtccttCTAAGATTAATGGGCATCCACTTAAGGATGCTTAAGGAATGTCAATGCTTCATACCAGTGATGCAAgagatcatttatttaaaataaaactattattcATTAATGAATCCAACAATTTCAGATGGCATGAAAGCACTAATTAAGGGTCAGAAAAGAGTCATGATGATCACAAGTGGATGACAGATCACTGAATTATTAATTCTTGGTttttgtggcataaatcataaggCCATATTTATTCAAAGTATTTATATTCACATACTCCTTAAAGACAATCAGCGTACAAAAAAATCCAACTAGTTGTGTTTTCTGCCAGATTCCGTAGACATTAATTGAAATGTAGCCATTCAACAATAGAATTTTAAGAATCATGACAACAGTACATTCTTTCCCCAGTTACCTTTCCAATGTCACAAGTTCAGGTAATTTACACATTCTGTTAATACTTTTCTCATGATGGTCATATTGCACTTGAGTCTGACACCTGAAATACCTAACTTAACTGTCCTCGTCTGAGAAAGGTCTAGTGCTCAATTTACGAAATGGAATGTTCCGGGAGGAAAATTGCAcaaaaaaatcagcagcaaatgtgaaaatgtcctCTGGTTTTCTAAGCAACAAGTACAGCAGGAAATCTTGTATTAGGGCTTTCAGCTCAGGGTGATGCTTGAAATATGTAAGATGGCTTGCTGTCAGCAATTCctggaaaagatttaaaaataacaaaattgactGCAGATATTTTAACTCAAAAACAAGTACTTTAGTTTTTACCAAAAACTCTAACTTAGCTACCTTTATGTCAAGAAATCTTGAATACACTTGCAAGTCCTCCACCCAGACAAGTGACTCCTTTTCAAAAGTAGGTTTGCGTTCCTCCTCTTGTAGGAGCTCTGGGTAGAATTGAATTAAGAATACAAGATCTTGCTTAATTGAGCCATAAACTCAACTTTGGTTTTCTATATAGAATTAACCCTAATGCTATAGATGAGTAAATTGCAAAGTGGTGTAGTGTAACCATATCAACTGCCCTGAAACATAAAAAGTACGTAAGCCATTCAGTATGATGCCAAGGTGTCAGCTGGTAAAATGTTAACATATCAAGAGGTGGGCTGGAGAATTCTGTTAATGCAGGATGTCTCTTAGAGAGGACTTGGGATCTAGCTAGCCTTCAGCATCAATCATAATGAATTCTCAAAGTGGGATGGTGTGAGAGGTAAAAGACAGTAACAGGGCAGGGGTACTCAACTCTCATCCTGGAGATCCGCAGTGGGTGCAGGCTTTCATTCCAAACACTTTGGTAATTAGATGCCgggcctagcagataatgaaacttggtgtttaactctatggcttcttagtgctttcattcaacCAAGACAAATCTTTCATGCATCgtagattttttcattttctgagaacattatctgTATGTTTTGAAGTCCGGAACAGATTTTTATCTCTTggtccttctcttctctctcatttatttcaaaacattgtatgaacacagatacttcatgaggtatatacacaggtttaaatggaagtaaGTTAGCTACACAACTGGTGGTCCCTTTATTATTTGCAGCTCACTATTAAGAAAGCAGGCAACAATTATAACCTAAATACAGCAGTTAACAACTGAAATGGACAATTATGGGTTCTAAATTGCAACAAACTAGTTGATGAAAACAGAGCCGGAGTTGCTGTGGGGATTAGTCTTAGGTCAGttaaaatgtcaatttatttatatagcacatttaaaacaacataggaatgctgtggctaaagtgctttacaataatagaataaaagaaaaaaacaaacaaataacataaatagaaataaaaatatatgaacataaataaaaataaaataaataataaatagaagtgatgttatataatcacaatgagggaaccatcagtattactgaaggtcacggaatgcaaagtgaatagaaatgagtctttaatcttaaacagttcagttgtagacgactcctttatgtgatgaggtgaAGAGTTCCagaggcgaggagcagcagcttgcAAAAGCCGTGTCTGTCCGcctttagttttacacttggtaagAACATTAAATATGAGCAAAGTAAGTACACATGGTTGCCCCAAATGCTGGCTCCTAAAATAAAGCACCACCGCATCCAACTTTCTAAGTAGATCTTCAAGTTAATACATTTTGGACTAGGAGAAATTTAGAAAACATTTCATAACTGGGGATTATTACTATGACCCAGAGTCTAAACAACAATGTAAGCAAAGACATTTAAAGTCCAAGCCAAAGCTGGCAAAATCAAGTGCACATTTTTATGATGTTGAGGGTGTAGTGCATATTCAATTCACACCTCAAAAGGCCCACATAActggtgtgagggatggccggccatttacccccaggccgctagatggagccctccctgtagcatggaagtgccccgaagactagcagggaattatggacaatggagtttttattcccaaccctgctggacaccatggggccccccagaggacgctgcagggaggctcaaagactcttacgtgccctataacccggaagtacgtcatgatcacatgacaagaagaaacaacatgcttccgggttgaggaaaaggacttttaccctgacccggaagtcataaggacttgtgggattgttggacaggaacacctccgggtcagggaatataaaaggatgatgggaaatcccagacgttgagctgagctgggtggaagggtggcagcgcgtctgggagtgtggaggattattgtattgattgattgattgtttattaattattagagtagtgtggagtagtggtgctttgtgcacttattattttaataaatattattatttggacttttatctggtgtctgacgtctggtctgagggttcaaggggtcacggagaccttaaactgtcacactgGTAAATCATACACTCGTTTGCTTTAGCATTTGTCACGAACAATTAGGAAGACATGTTGACCTTCCCCCTTCTACTTCATGATGATAACTCTGCTCACACTGTACAGATTAGCAAAAGCTAATCTGGGAAAACTGCAGATTGGAAGAGATGCCACACCGGCTCTGCTTTCTAGACCTGAAGAACTCCCATCATGAGACATGCCATGCTAACAATAAACACATCAAAGCAGCTTAAATTATAGTGCTCACACAAATGGTTTTATTTAAGCGAAAACCTCTGAAGATTAAAATTATGTGCATTAGTACTCacagggattactgtacactgaaaaataaaacttgtttgtttttgctgGTGCATCCCCTAATATGTCGGGCTCCAAATATTTTCCACCACCCATTgtaaatgtacacacacacaatgttattTTGCACTAGACATGTTTGGTCCTGAGCTAAATCTTTgttaattactgtttttctttataaacaagagtggcaattgaaaataaaaataagagttgATTAGCTGAATACTGAGTTGTTTCTGAACATTGGTAAATTACAGTTCATTAAAAACAACAAGGATAATTAAGAATCAAACTGGCAACGTGTGATGACATGCTagtgacaaaaataaacagaaaaacgaGTCAAGACAAGTGTGATCTAAGCAACTATCTTTGTTTCTAGAGCAGATAGCAATACGAGTGCTTTAAAATGGAATCTTTAAAGACTTTTTACTTACACGTTGAAATTCTGTTTATTTGACTACAATCCGTATTTTGTTTCCTTCCAATATGTCGCTGTTTTGTTTCAACACCATTTTTCCAGTAAAGGTTGTGTTGTTCATGATTGTCCTAAATAAAGCTCAACTCTACAGGTTTATTACAATAACTTTGAAGCTAGATTTATGATTCTGTAGTTGTTTTGTATGGTGGAGGAGTTTTGGTTAGTATTACGATTTCATGACTTCTGGGACTCAAGTTTGATTCCCATGCTGATCTTTATCTGTGTCAAATGTTTCCTCAAATACTCATCTTTTCTCCCACATACAGACAGAGTGCAGATTCGGCTAAAATGCAATTCTAAGTTGTACTGGGATTAGAAGTTTTGAGGGTATGCATTGCTCGTGCATGGTACTGGTGGGAtaggtttttgtttcctttgacaCTGACTTGAGTAAAGGAGGGTGAGAAGATGAAAGGACGTATAGTTGTGAACAACTGTGGAGATAAAGTTTCCATATTTGACAAAATTCTGTTGCATGTTATAGCAGAAGTAGTACTagtatgagggtaaatcaaaaagtaaaggcaatttaaaaatgacattttagccgcaacgtccatccatccatccatccattttccaacccgctgaatccgaacacagcagggtctgctggagccaatcccagccagcacagggcgcaaggcagggaaccaatcccgggcaacccaccgcaggacacacacacacccacacaccaagcacacactagggacaatttagaatcgccaatcaacctaacctgcatgtctttaaactgtgggaggaaaccggagaaacccggaggaaacccacgcagacacggggagaacatgcaaactccacggaagcgaacccaggtctcctaactgcgaggcagcaacgctaccactgcgccaccatgccaccctagcCGCAACAGATAAAAGCTAATGCCATACAACaaatttgcaatggcttatgggtagtttgaacacacataGCATAGCACTTTGCCATTATGCCAGTTAGTCTAACTAAAGTTAAGGTGAAAAGAACATGGATACTCCACTGTGggagcagagggagtgaaacctgctgaaattcaccaaaggttTTTGGCTGTTAGGGAACCCATCTGGCACAAACTTTACAGTATCCCAAGTCATCGTGAATTATGCCATGTTCAGATCCTTAGCCGATATCCAAATGTAATATGtctgtcttctctgatgaaggtatTCACCATGTCAATGTGAGCTTGTGTGCATGATGGTCAACCAGATTGAAGTTTGTCAGTTCAAtttgttctttgtgctttaaacctttctacccattcctAAACATTTCGTTGAGGCATACGGTTTTCACTTCCaaactgagccaacatccttcactTAAAtacagcaggtttcactcccactGCCCGAAGAAATCTCATTATGgtatgttgttcaacaatggtgtaaTCCCACagtggagcgtccatgttcatttgtcattgacttcaactagactaatggcagagtgctgtgctgtgagtgttcaaactacccataagccatcacaaacgaGTTGTATTGCGTCAACTTCGATCTGTTGCGGTTACCGCATAATTTTCAaagtgcctttactttttgatttaccctcataatATCATCATGTGTATAGAATATGCTGAACACCCTTAATTGTAAAAAAgtgttctgaaaatatgttttcacaattttttaGAAAAAGCCTGTCAGAAATACAGCTCTTTAGTTTTGATGAGTTCTGTCACCACACACTGCCACTCAAAAGAAACACCCAACAAAAAGGAAGGTTTGAAAATAAGCACCTTCATTTAGCAGTCACGTTAAGCAAGTCATAGATCACAGATTTAGATGTCTTTCATAAGTGAAGTTAAGTGAAAACCTAACAATATATACATAGTTCTCTGGTACAAATATCCATTAATTTACTAAATCTTATTAATCCAAAATTAGAAGTCTGTGGAGCCAGAGTctattacatatctatctatctatctatctatctatctatctatctatctatctatctatctatctatctatctatctatctatctataagcatAAAGTTCTAATAGCCAACGTCTTACTTTAGAAGAAGCGGAGTGTCATTGCATATTCCCAGACTTGAACAGACATGATCACAATCATAAGAAAATCTCAATGGATTACTAACCTGCCAAATAGTAGGAAAAAGGCTTATAAATGTTGGTTAAAAATATTGGATGAATGATTGGttgagggtggcgcagtgggtagcactgctgcctcgcagttaggagacctgggttcacttcccgggtcccccatgcgtggagtttgcatgttctccccatgtctgcgtggttttcctcccacagtccaaagacatgcaggttaggtgcattggcgattctaaattatgcttggtgtgtgggtgagtgtgtgtgtgtgtgcacaccctgcggtgggctggcaccctgcccggggtttgtttcctgccttgcaccctgtgttggctgggattggctccagcagacccccgtgaccctgtagttaggatatagcgggttggataatggatggatggatggatgattggttGCAAGGAGGACAGGCATGCATTTGAACCCATACTGGTAATGCCACCCATTTTAGCATACTGCATTATATATTATCAAAGTCTGCTGTCTAGTCACACCCTAGAAGGAGGCCATTTGTTCACAGTGATCCTCCACAGTTGGCATTTCCAGTTTACAACCTAAGCCTTAAAGAGTAGACATGCATAAATGGTAGCTTTAGTGGTAATATAAAGGGGGATTCAGTTCAATGCATTTATCTGAGCCACAGTGAAACACATACCACAGCAGTGTGAGCAGGTAATTGAAAATGAATAGTTTTAATagcatgaaatttaaaaaaatcagactcACAGGATCAGTAGCAAtattttgtgcacaattattgTTAAGTAACAGAACCAATTAGGTGGGGCTACAGAAAACAGCACTCAAAAGGAAGAAATGCAGGTCCTACCTGTGACAGTTTAACTTCAAATTAATTACTTACTTTGACCACAGTCCTATGAGACACCTATAACACAAGCTGTTGACGctaagaaacttgtcttctgattctattgtggctttgggtctgccagatctgttCCAGTCACTGTTTCCTCCAGTTTCCACATTCTTTTTGATGACATAGGAAATTATACACACAAGGCAGTttggctttctttgcaatttctctaaaagaCCTACACTTTTAAGGTTTAATGGTATGTCTGTTTTCAattgttaattgcctttttcttgccattatgatagcaatatatAGCAcagtattgtccaaataatgcgTCAGAGGATGTAGCaacacagttttttttcctaGTACCGCCTTTATACTGACAGAAGGATtgtaaataatcaacaaaagctgGGATGCTATgggaattgtttgcatcaactttgAAGACATAATTAAGTTACATTGCTGCAGAAAGCTGTTAACCCATTACTTGTACCCTCAAAAAGGCCTTTATGAATAACTTGTTGGTAACCTAACCTCTggcattttgtattatttaaggttattcactggacttgatttttttttcaataaaaactggaaaaattggaGTGTTTTAACACTTTTGTCCAGTAGTGTTTACAAATGCAATAGcatca
This region of Erpetoichthys calabaricus chromosome 8, fErpCal1.3, whole genome shotgun sequence genomic DNA includes:
- the LOC127528982 gene encoding ciliogenesis-associated TTC17-interacting protein-like isoform X1, with the translated sequence MRLHQSSQQVEEDNCAAQPCVWLLLQEEERKPTFEKESLVWVEDLQVYSRFLDIKELLTASHLTYFKHHPELKALIQDFLLYLLLRKPEDIFTFAADFFVQFSSRNIPFRKLSTRPFSDEDS
- the LOC127528982 gene encoding ciliogenesis-associated TTC17-interacting protein-like isoform X2, with translation MEVDSTSMTMDCSVEKELLQEEERKPTFEKESLVWVEDLQVYSRFLDIKELLTASHLTYFKHHPELKALIQDFLLYLLLRKPEDIFTFAADFFVQFSSRNIPFRKLSTRPFSDEDS